Proteins encoded within one genomic window of Brachybacterium muris:
- a CDS encoding GTP pyrophosphokinase: protein MSTPQQSPSLAQRRGMPDPETLARLQRLREQFVRMQMEYGFAVDEVLTKIEILRQEFLHLHRYNPIEHVTSRVKSPASILDKAMRRGIDLTPEAIRQGVTDIGGVRITCSFIADTSTVLEHLVSQTDIELVTVKDYIAQPKPNGYKSLHAIIRIPVFLSTGPVPTTVEVQIRTIAMDFWASLEHKIYYKYDGQVPDHLAQSLADAAAVADQLDRRMEQLHREVHGPHPELEDRSRLDDLDEKLLRALWERAGDGDYSETT from the coding sequence CTTGCAGCGACTGCGCGAGCAGTTCGTTCGGATGCAGATGGAGTACGGGTTCGCTGTGGACGAGGTGCTCACCAAGATCGAGATCCTCCGGCAGGAGTTCCTGCACCTGCACCGCTACAACCCGATCGAGCACGTGACCTCACGGGTGAAGTCCCCGGCCAGCATTCTGGACAAGGCGATGCGCCGCGGAATCGACCTCACCCCCGAGGCGATCCGGCAGGGGGTCACCGACATCGGCGGGGTGCGGATCACCTGCAGCTTCATCGCCGACACCTCCACGGTGCTGGAGCATCTGGTCTCCCAGACGGACATCGAGCTGGTCACGGTCAAGGACTACATCGCCCAGCCCAAGCCCAACGGGTACAAGTCGCTGCACGCGATCATCCGGATCCCCGTGTTCCTGAGCACCGGGCCGGTGCCCACCACGGTGGAGGTGCAGATCCGCACCATCGCGATGGACTTCTGGGCCAGCCTCGAGCACAAGATCTACTACAAGTACGACGGCCAGGTGCCGGACCATCTGGCCCAGAGCCTGGCCGATGCGGCCGCCGTGGCCGATCAGCTGGACCGTCGCATGGAGCAGCTGCACCGCGAGGTGCACGGCCCGCACCCGGAGCTCGAGGACCGCTCCCGTCTCGACGACCTGGACGAGAAGCTGCTGCGAGCCCTGTGGGAACGGGCGGGCGACGGGGACTACTCGGAGACGACGTAG